A single region of the Leptolyngbyaceae cyanobacterium genome encodes:
- a CDS encoding glycosyltransferase, producing MSNYPLVSLCIPVYNGAEFIPSLLNNIQQITYPNLEIIISDDNSQDNTLNLLRAAQLKNCQIFTHHRYGLVPNWNYCIAQAKGKYIKFLFQDDILSPDCIGKMVGVAEQDEEIGLVFSPRNLVYELPVDLNFLRGMEDLHKHWAKIQPIQSGLNLLKDRNFFKPPYNKIGEPTNVLVRREVFTRVGLFDPTFQQLADLEMWLRIMSYHKIAFIEERLASFRIHPKQATSDNLNRDKIETLFEIYKVWLKIIFNKSYQIIPRDMRQKMQQELVKILLIKGIKSIILLRWYQAQKVRVLLNEALKSLPEPSVNQLPS from the coding sequence ATGTCTAATTATCCTCTCGTCAGTCTCTGCATTCCCGTATATAATGGCGCTGAATTTATTCCATCTCTTTTAAATAACATCCAACAAATTACTTATCCAAATTTAGAAATCATTATTTCTGATGATAACTCTCAAGATAATACGCTCAACTTACTACGTGCCGCTCAACTCAAAAATTGTCAAATATTTACTCATCATAGATATGGTTTAGTACCAAATTGGAATTATTGCATCGCCCAAGCCAAAGGTAAATACATTAAATTTTTATTTCAAGATGATATCCTATCACCAGACTGTATCGGTAAAATGGTCGGCGTAGCAGAACAGGATGAAGAAATTGGATTAGTTTTTAGTCCTCGTAATTTAGTTTACGAACTCCCTGTCGATCTAAACTTCTTACGAGGTATGGAAGATTTGCACAAACATTGGGCTAAAATCCAACCCATTCAATCAGGGTTAAATTTACTAAAAGACCGTAACTTTTTCAAACCACCCTACAACAAGATTGGTGAACCTACTAACGTTCTCGTTCGTCGGGAAGTCTTTACAAGAGTTGGTTTGTTCGATCCGACTTTTCAGCAGTTGGCTGACTTAGAGATGTGGCTGAGAATTATGTCTTACCATAAAATCGCCTTTATTGAAGAAAGATTAGCTTCATTTCGCATTCATCCCAAGCAGGCAACTAGCGATAACCTGAACCGAGATAAAATTGAAACTTTGTTTGAGATTTATAAAGTATGGTTAAAAATCATTTTTAACAAAAGTTATCAAATTATTCCTAGAGATATGCGTCAAAAAATGCAACAAGAGCTAGTAAAAATTCTCTTAATTAAAGGAATCAAAAGCATCATATTATTGAGATGGTATCAAGCGCAAAAAGTGAGGGTTCTGCTCAACGAAGCTCTCAAGTCCCTACCCGAACCATCTGTTAATCAGCTACCCAGCTAA
- a CDS encoding polysaccharide deacetylase family protein, with protein MNIEKNIFRERSFCLNLVATIGWLGGCILLASPISDPRLPQIGNRRIAGKEKSEQNHFFSVPSEFQGKVIRQVNLNDSRKVIALTFDDGPWLLTTPQVLAILKENNIKATFFWIGQHLKSYPVVARQVVAEGHAIGNHTWHHWYSHLNRAVAAAEIEKTSDLIYQTTNVKTFLFRPPGGILNNGVAAYARHQHYATILWSVDPRENDRKLSASDLVENATRAARPGGIILLHDLHPKTVEALPQIVAELKKQGYQFVTVPELLEMQAIADRSPAETGKDKLKFK; from the coding sequence ATGAACATCGAAAAAAATATTTTTAGGGAGCGGTCATTTTGTTTAAATTTAGTAGCAACTATAGGCTGGTTGGGCGGCTGCATATTATTAGCCAGCCCAATTTCCGATCCCCGACTTCCCCAGATCGGTAATCGTAGAATAGCTGGTAAGGAAAAATCAGAACAAAATCATTTCTTTTCAGTGCCTAGCGAATTTCAAGGTAAAGTTATTCGGCAAGTCAATTTAAATGATTCGAGGAAAGTAATCGCCTTAACTTTCGATGATGGCCCTTGGCTGCTCACTACCCCGCAAGTGCTGGCAATTCTCAAAGAAAACAATATTAAGGCAACTTTTTTTTGGATCGGACAACACCTGAAAAGCTATCCTGTAGTGGCGCGGCAGGTAGTAGCAGAAGGTCACGCCATTGGTAACCATACGTGGCATCACTGGTATTCTCATCTGAATCGGGCTGTTGCGGCGGCTGAAATTGAGAAGACTTCGGATTTGATTTACCAGACTACAAATGTTAAGACATTTCTTTTTCGTCCGCCCGGTGGCATCCTGAATAATGGGGTGGCAGCTTATGCTAGGCATCAACATTATGCAACGATCCTTTGGTCGGTCGATCCCAGAGAAAACGATCGCAAATTATCGGCTTCTGATTTGGTTGAAAATGCGACTCGGGCTGCCCGACCAGGCGGGATTATCTTGCTGCACGACTTGCATCCAAAAACGGTGGAGGCTTTACCCCAGATCGTTGCAGAACTGAAAAAGCAAGGATATCAATTCGTGACGGTGCCTGAATTGTTGGAAATGCAAGCGATCGCAGACCGATCGCCAGCTGAAACTGGAAAGGATAAATTAAAATTTAAGTAA
- the pflA gene encoding pyruvate formate-lyase-activating protein has product MSISQPVDQKINASQSSQDVIGKIHSIETCGTVDGPGIRFVVFTQGCPLRCLYCHNPDCRNLTEGKQVSVDELIENIQRYKSYMRFSGGGVTVSGGEPLMQPQFVREIFKRCQKLGIHTALDTSGYVDLEAAKPVLEYTDLVLLDIKSFNPEVYLKVTHVSLEPTLKLARYLSEIKKPTWIRFVLVPDLTDEPANVEGLANFISTLGNVEKVEVMPFHKMGEYKWEQLGLEYQLKDTQPPTPEVLQRTLDIFKKHGLVVVS; this is encoded by the coding sequence ATGTCAATTTCACAACCTGTTGACCAAAAAATTAATGCTTCGCAATCTTCTCAAGATGTTATTGGAAAAATTCACTCGATCGAAACCTGCGGCACAGTAGATGGCCCGGGCATCCGGTTTGTCGTTTTTACCCAAGGTTGTCCTTTACGCTGTCTTTATTGCCACAATCCCGACTGTCGTAATTTAACAGAAGGTAAACAAGTTAGCGTAGATGAGTTAATCGAAAATATTCAAAGATATAAATCTTATATGCGCTTTTCTGGTGGTGGCGTAACTGTCAGCGGCGGAGAACCTTTAATGCAGCCTCAATTTGTCAGAGAAATCTTCAAACGCTGTCAAAAATTGGGTATTCATACAGCACTCGATACTTCTGGCTATGTTGATTTAGAAGCGGCAAAACCAGTGTTAGAGTATACAGATCTAGTACTGTTAGATATCAAATCTTTCAATCCTGAAGTTTATCTAAAAGTTACCCACGTTTCCCTGGAACCAACCTTAAAATTAGCTAGATATTTGAGCGAAATTAAAAAACCTACTTGGATTCGGTTCGTATTAGTACCCGATCTAACCGATGAACCAGCTAATGTAGAAGGATTGGCTAACTTTATCTCTACTTTGGGAAATGTGGAAAAAGTGGAAGTGATGCCTTTTCATAAAATGGGCGAATACAAGTGGGAACAGCTGGGTTTGGAATATCAATTAAAGGATACTCAACCGCCAACACCAGAAGTATTGCAGCGCACGTTGGATATTTTTAAGAAACACGGTTTAGTAGTTGTTTCTTAA
- the pflB gene encoding formate C-acetyltransferase, translating into MLEQWKGFVPGKWTQEINVRDFIQKNYTPYAGDESFLVSPTEQTYKLWNQVLELMKQEREKGVLDVDTKVGSSITSHAPGYIDRELEKIVGLQTDKPLKRAIMPYGGIRVVKAGLEAYGYQLDPETEEIFTKYRKTHNDGVFDAYTREMKLARHSGIITGLPDAYGRGRIIGDYRRVALYGIDRLVEDKKEQLKQLELDSIVEPVIQQREEISEQIRALKELKEMAASYGFDLSRPAANSKEAVQWTYFAYLAAVKEQNGAAMSLGRVSTFLDIYFERDLQNGDVTEVELQEIIDHFVMKLRMVRFLRTPDYNQLFSGDPTWVTEAIAGVGEDGRPLVSKSSFRFLHTLYNLGPAPEPNLTVLWSERLPENFKRYCAKVSTATSSIQYENDDLMRPTFGDDYGIACCVSAMRIGKHMQFFGARANLAKALLYAINGGKDENSGDQIAPEFASVTSEYLNYEEVKAKYDRLVEWLAKLYVNTLNTIHYMHDKYCYERIEMALHDRDVLRTLACGVAGLSVVADAFSAMKYAKVKVLRNQSGLAVDYQIEGDFPKYGNNDDRVDGIAVNLVKDFMNCIRKHKTYRNAVPTQSVLTITSNVVYGKKTGSTPDGRKAGEPFAPGANPMHGRDTNGAIAALSSVAKLPYEHALDGISYTFSIVPKALGKTEPDRANNLAGMLDGFFHDGGHHINVNVFDRETLLEAMDHPEKYPQLTIRVSGYAVNFIKLTREQQLDVVKRTFHDRI; encoded by the coding sequence ATGTTGGAGCAATGGAAAGGTTTTGTTCCCGGAAAATGGACGCAAGAAATTAATGTTAGAGATTTTATCCAAAAGAATTACACTCCCTATGCAGGAGACGAATCTTTTTTAGTTAGTCCAACGGAACAAACCTATAAGCTCTGGAATCAAGTTCTAGAATTGATGAAACAAGAGCGAGAAAAAGGCGTTTTAGATGTCGATACTAAGGTAGGTTCGAGTATCACTTCACACGCGCCCGGTTACATCGATCGAGAACTAGAAAAAATTGTCGGATTGCAAACAGATAAACCACTCAAACGAGCTATCATGCCCTACGGCGGTATCCGCGTGGTAAAAGCTGGTTTGGAAGCTTATGGTTATCAATTAGATCCGGAAACGGAAGAAATTTTTACTAAATATCGCAAAACTCATAACGATGGAGTTTTCGATGCTTATACCCGTGAAATGAAGCTGGCTCGGCACTCCGGCATTATTACTGGATTACCTGATGCCTACGGTCGCGGTCGGATTATCGGTGATTATCGACGAGTTGCTTTATACGGGATTGATAGATTAGTAGAAGATAAAAAAGAGCAACTCAAACAACTGGAACTGGATTCAATTGTCGAGCCAGTTATCCAGCAAAGGGAAGAGATTTCCGAACAAATTCGGGCGCTAAAAGAACTAAAAGAAATGGCAGCTAGCTATGGCTTCGATCTCAGCCGACCTGCTGCTAATTCTAAAGAAGCCGTGCAATGGACTTACTTTGCTTATCTAGCTGCTGTGAAAGAACAAAACGGCGCAGCAATGTCCTTGGGACGAGTTTCGACTTTCTTAGATATTTACTTTGAACGCGATTTGCAAAATGGCGATGTGACGGAAGTAGAATTGCAAGAAATCATCGACCATTTCGTGATGAAATTACGCATGGTCCGATTCCTCAGAACACCAGATTACAATCAATTGTTCTCAGGCGATCCTACTTGGGTAACCGAAGCGATCGCAGGTGTAGGTGAAGATGGTCGCCCTCTGGTTTCTAAGAGTAGCTTCCGTTTCTTGCACACTTTATATAATTTAGGGCCGGCACCAGAACCAAACCTAACAGTATTGTGGTCGGAAAGATTGCCGGAAAACTTCAAACGTTATTGTGCGAAAGTTTCGACAGCTACTAGTTCGATTCAATACGAAAATGACGATTTGATGCGGCCAACTTTTGGCGACGATTACGGAATTGCTTGCTGCGTTTCAGCAATGCGAATTGGCAAGCATATGCAATTCTTCGGTGCACGGGCTAATTTAGCGAAAGCGTTGCTGTATGCGATTAACGGCGGTAAGGACGAAAACTCCGGCGATCAAATCGCGCCAGAATTTGCATCAGTTACTTCTGAATATCTCAATTATGAAGAAGTAAAAGCGAAGTACGATCGCTTAGTGGAATGGTTGGCTAAACTCTACGTCAATACCTTGAACACCATCCACTATATGCACGATAAATACTGTTACGAACGCATCGAAATGGCGTTGCATGACAGGGATGTTTTGCGGACTCTCGCTTGTGGCGTAGCAGGTTTATCTGTGGTAGCAGATGCTTTCTCGGCGATGAAGTATGCCAAAGTAAAAGTCCTGCGGAATCAAAGCGGTTTGGCAGTAGATTATCAAATCGAAGGTGATTTCCCGAAATATGGAAATAACGACGATCGAGTTGATGGAATTGCTGTCAATTTAGTCAAGGATTTCATGAACTGCATTCGCAAACACAAAACATATCGCAATGCAGTACCAACTCAGTCAGTGTTGACGATTACTTCTAACGTGGTTTACGGTAAGAAAACCGGTAGCACTCCCGATGGACGAAAAGCAGGCGAACCCTTTGCACCTGGGGCAAATCCAATGCACGGGCGGGATACCAACGGCGCGATCGCAGCACTCTCCTCAGTTGCTAAACTCCCTTACGAACACGCTTTGGATGGTATTTCTTACACATTCTCGATCGTACCGAAAGCACTAGGTAAAACCGAACCAGACCGGGCGAACAACCTAGCGGGAATGTTGGATGGTTTCTTCCACGATGGTGGACATCATATCAACGTGAACGTATTCGATCGCGAAACCTTGCTAGAAGCAATGGATCATCCGGAGAAATATCCCCAACTCACCATTCGGGTATCGGGATATGCAGTTAACTTCATCAAGTTAACTCGCGAACAACAACTCGACGTGGTGAAGAGAACATTCCACGATCGCATCTAA
- a CDS encoding HDIG domain-containing metalloprotein, protein MKTLTLLTQRLNQWWRFAWVKRLQSRFASAPPKIFHYSCRSRQSAIPISRHLPLGISNSQGCDLNIDSSRPNNQQRTTGNRIAFAKKIGKIHQSLGRVLLKQLSGSLLATNLFQTQPLQPNCTAGGYSRRGKRYRPPLVLILAVVSLTSSMGHRLYNQPKLDVGTTAPTTISAPYSTRVEDVKTTEAQRKAVRRGLIPVLAIDSKANEQIYHNLKQYIDQIEETRQLPGPFPFTKTSILSLDIQTYLRDCPEWDWRTILSMLESESATTSKKDLALSSPSLQSKSTPTATPLPLSAQQQKAVAQLQAYRRSNSAQSLSALLSQISKARQTYARALAAFSEQYSELDIFQDAIVLQLSDADWQVTQTKIYQLAERILSQGIHPGFPTLLLQEAVNMQVKAEIPEAAQPLASKILMASLKPNLKEDVTQTRQQAERAEREVQPVYVEVQQGEVIIKAGEIISQADFVLLDRFGLSRRGINWGGLIGCGILVSGAVSVFWLVEKRFYRRLRQRDHLLILLLTLSTPLLVSLGLPYNSLPAIGLLIGSFYGSTLGVTVVGLLTLGLPIGFEIGWEHLLASAAGGLVASLIAQRLRSREELALLGVAVGLTEGFVYLAVNLILSASAISIWYTVIADAALHSLTGLAWSVVALGLSPYLEHLFDLVTPIRLAELANPNRPLLKRLAEEAPGTFQHTLFVATLAEAAAKALCCNVELVRTGTLYHDIGKLHDPQGFIENQMGGPNKHDEINDPYQSAEIIKKHVTEGLVMARRYRLPKAIQAFIPEHQGTILIAYFHHKAQQESKQPVPEYLFRYDGPTPQSRETGIVMLADACEAALRSLKDATYEEALSTVNKIFKARWQDCQLVDSGLKREEMPKIAEIFVQVWQQFHHKRIAYPKSALNCPPSKI, encoded by the coding sequence ATGAAAACTCTGACCTTGTTGACACAGAGGCTGAATCAATGGTGGCGATTTGCTTGGGTCAAACGTCTCCAAAGCAGATTCGCAAGCGCTCCTCCCAAAATTTTTCATTACTCTTGCCGATCGCGTCAGAGTGCCATACCCATATCGCGTCATCTACCTTTAGGCATATCTAATTCTCAAGGCTGCGATCTGAATATCGATTCTTCCAGGCCAAACAATCAGCAGCGAACCACAGGGAATAGGATAGCCTTTGCTAAAAAAATAGGGAAGATCCATCAATCTTTAGGTAGGGTTTTGCTAAAGCAATTATCTGGGTCGCTGTTGGCGACTAATCTTTTTCAAACTCAACCGTTGCAGCCTAACTGCACTGCCGGAGGCTATTCCCGTCGCGGTAAGCGTTATCGACCTCCTTTGGTTTTGATACTGGCGGTGGTTTCTCTCACCAGTAGTATGGGCCATCGCCTTTACAATCAACCAAAACTAGATGTGGGTACGACGGCTCCTACTACAATTAGCGCACCTTACAGTACTCGCGTTGAAGATGTCAAAACCACAGAAGCGCAACGAAAGGCAGTTCGTCGTGGTTTGATCCCAGTATTAGCGATCGACTCGAAAGCCAACGAGCAAATTTATCATAATCTCAAACAATATATCGACCAGATAGAAGAAACCAGACAGCTTCCCGGCCCATTTCCATTTACCAAAACCTCTATATTATCTTTAGATATCCAAACCTATCTGCGGGATTGTCCGGAATGGGATTGGCGGACAATTCTATCTATGTTGGAGAGCGAAAGCGCTACTACATCTAAGAAAGACTTAGCTTTATCTTCCCCTTCACTTCAGAGTAAAAGCACTCCTACCGCTACTCCACTTCCGCTTTCTGCCCAGCAACAGAAAGCGGTGGCGCAATTGCAAGCCTATCGCCGTTCAAATTCTGCCCAAAGTTTGTCGGCACTGCTAAGTCAGATTTCAAAGGCTCGCCAGACTTATGCTCGTGCATTAGCAGCTTTTTCCGAGCAATATTCAGAACTAGATATTTTTCAAGATGCGATCGTTCTACAACTTTCCGATGCAGATTGGCAAGTTACCCAAACCAAAATTTACCAACTAGCAGAACGCATTCTCAGCCAAGGCATTCATCCTGGTTTTCCCACCTTGCTGCTACAAGAAGCGGTAAATATGCAGGTGAAAGCCGAAATACCAGAAGCCGCTCAGCCCTTAGCTAGTAAAATTTTGATGGCATCTCTCAAACCAAATTTAAAAGAAGATGTCACTCAAACCAGACAACAAGCAGAAAGAGCCGAACGAGAAGTTCAACCAGTCTACGTAGAAGTCCAGCAAGGAGAGGTAATCATCAAAGCTGGTGAAATAATTAGTCAAGCTGACTTCGTTTTACTAGATCGTTTCGGTTTAAGTCGGCGAGGTATTAACTGGGGAGGTTTAATCGGCTGTGGAATACTAGTCAGCGGAGCAGTTAGCGTTTTTTGGTTGGTGGAAAAGCGTTTTTACCGCAGACTGCGCCAAAGAGACCACCTGTTAATATTGCTTTTAACTCTCAGTACACCGTTATTAGTAAGCTTGGGCTTACCTTATAACAGCTTGCCCGCCATTGGTTTATTGATTGGCAGTTTCTACGGATCGACTTTGGGCGTTACCGTCGTGGGACTGCTAACGTTGGGATTGCCGATCGGTTTTGAAATTGGCTGGGAACATTTACTGGCAAGTGCGGCTGGTGGCTTAGTCGCTAGTTTAATCGCTCAAAGATTGCGATCGCGAGAAGAACTAGCCCTATTAGGCGTAGCAGTCGGTTTAACAGAAGGTTTTGTTTATCTAGCTGTCAATCTCATTCTCAGCGCATCTGCCATTTCCATCTGGTATACCGTTATAGCAGACGCTGCCCTCCACAGTTTGACAGGATTGGCATGGAGTGTCGTCGCCTTAGGCTTAAGTCCTTATCTAGAGCACCTATTCGACTTAGTAACCCCCATCCGCCTAGCAGAACTAGCCAATCCCAATCGCCCCCTACTCAAACGCTTAGCAGAAGAAGCACCGGGAACTTTTCAACACACCTTATTCGTAGCCACCTTAGCAGAAGCCGCCGCCAAAGCTTTGTGCTGCAACGTGGAACTCGTTCGTACAGGCACTTTGTACCACGATATCGGCAAACTACACGACCCCCAAGGATTTATTGAAAATCAAATGGGTGGCCCTAATAAACACGACGAAATCAACGACCCTTATCAAAGTGCGGAAATTATTAAAAAGCACGTTACTGAAGGGTTAGTCATGGCACGTCGCTATCGTTTACCCAAAGCAATTCAAGCTTTTATTCCCGAACATCAAGGCACTATTTTAATTGCTTATTTCCATCACAAAGCACAGCAAGAATCCAAGCAACCAGTGCCGGAATATCTATTTCGTTACGATGGGCCAACTCCTCAATCGCGCGAAACTGGCATTGTCATGTTAGCAGATGCTTGTGAAGCTGCTTTGCGAAGTTTAAAAGATGCTACTTACGAAGAAGCTTTATCTACAGTTAATAAAATATTCAAAGCTCGTTGGCAAGATTGTCAACTAGTAGATTCCGGTTTAAAACGGGAAGAGATGCCCAAAATTGCCGAAATATTCGTGCAAGTTTGGCAACAATTCCATCACAAACGCATCGCTTATCCCAAATCAGCGCTCAATTGTCCGCCATCGAAAATCTAA
- a CDS encoding DUF3172 domain-containing protein — protein MTRRSSRSATSNSSGLFNSTSIAIICGVFILGIGVGIIFSSNASTDPANVASREVIDRSAPNPDICAQYGASAIVTDTRVFVTLNPFTVYVAQPSVKPGCVLRSNNWAILENRKLINSDQVRQCKNRMNTFGYTNQLENSPQIECLYQTDSDKNRFFSQPGLGAPAPESEQF, from the coding sequence ATGACTCGTAGATCCTCCAGGTCTGCCACCTCTAATTCTTCTGGCCTCTTTAACTCTACTTCGATCGCAATTATTTGCGGCGTTTTCATTCTGGGAATCGGGGTAGGCATTATTTTTAGCTCGAATGCCAGTACAGATCCGGCCAATGTAGCGTCCCGCGAAGTGATCGATCGCAGCGCTCCCAATCCGGACATTTGCGCTCAGTATGGGGCTAGCGCCATTGTCACCGATACCCGCGTTTTTGTAACTTTAAATCCCTTTACCGTTTACGTAGCTCAACCAAGCGTAAAACCGGGATGCGTGCTGCGAAGCAACAACTGGGCAATTCTCGAAAACAGAAAACTAATCAATTCCGATCAGGTACGCCAGTGCAAAAACCGGATGAACACTTTTGGCTACACCAATCAGCTAGAGAATTCACCACAAATCGAATGCTTATATCAAACTGACTCTGATAAAAACCGCTTTTTCAGTCAACCTGGACTTGGCGCTCCCGCACCAGAATCAGAACAGTTCTGA
- the ychF gene encoding redox-regulated ATPase YchF, giving the protein MLRAGIVGLPNVGKSTLFNALVANAKAQAANFPFCTIEPNVGVVAVPDERLNVLAKMSDSAQIVPARVEFVDIAGLVKGASQGEGLGNQFLSHIREVDAIVHVVRCFEDDDIIHVAGSVDPLRDIEIINLELGLADLAQVERKIDRTRKLARTSKEAQIELSALEKISAVLNEGNPARQATLTEEEVESIKGLGLLSNKPIIYAANVSEDDLATGNQFVEKVRELAALENAQVVVVSAQVESELIELPEEERAEFLASLGVEEGGLKSLIRATYELLGLRTYFTTGPKETRAWTIKIGMSAPQAAGVIHTDFERGFIRAETVAYQDLVNTGSMNGAKEKGLVRSEGKEYVVQEGDVMLFRFNV; this is encoded by the coding sequence ATGCTAAGAGCCGGAATTGTTGGACTTCCTAACGTTGGCAAATCTACCCTCTTCAACGCCTTGGTTGCTAACGCCAAAGCCCAAGCTGCCAATTTTCCATTTTGTACGATCGAACCCAATGTCGGCGTAGTGGCAGTACCGGACGAGCGGTTAAACGTTCTGGCAAAAATGTCCGACTCCGCCCAAATCGTACCTGCCCGCGTCGAATTCGTGGATATTGCGGGTTTGGTGAAAGGTGCTAGTCAAGGGGAAGGGCTGGGCAATCAATTTTTGTCCCATATTCGCGAAGTGGATGCTATAGTTCACGTCGTCCGTTGTTTTGAAGATGATGACATCATCCACGTTGCGGGTTCTGTCGATCCCCTGCGAGATATCGAAATCATCAATCTAGAATTGGGTTTGGCCGATTTAGCCCAAGTAGAGCGAAAGATCGATCGCACCCGCAAACTAGCTCGCACCAGCAAAGAAGCCCAAATCGAACTATCAGCATTAGAAAAAATCAGCGCTGTTTTAAATGAAGGCAACCCAGCCCGACAAGCCACATTAACAGAAGAAGAAGTCGAATCAATTAAAGGTTTGGGTTTACTCAGTAACAAGCCAATTATTTACGCAGCCAACGTATCCGAAGATGACTTGGCAACTGGCAATCAATTTGTCGAAAAAGTGCGAGAACTAGCTGCTCTGGAAAATGCCCAAGTAGTCGTTGTATCCGCACAAGTAGAATCGGAATTAATCGAATTACCAGAAGAAGAAAGAGCCGAATTTTTAGCATCCTTAGGCGTCGAAGAAGGCGGCTTGAAATCTCTAATTCGTGCCACTTATGAACTTCTAGGTTTGCGAACTTACTTCACCACCGGGCCAAAAGAAACCCGCGCTTGGACGATCAAAATCGGAATGTCCGCACCCCAAGCTGCTGGCGTCATTCACACCGATTTTGAACGGGGATTTATTCGCGCTGAGACAGTAGCTTATCAAGATTTAGTAAATACTGGTTCTATGAATGGTGCCAAAGAAAAAGGTTTAGTTCGCAGCGAAGGAAAAGAGTACGTCGTGCAAGAAGGAGACGTAATGTTGTTTAGGTTTAACGTCTAG
- a CDS encoding tetratricopeptide repeat protein, protein MNSQGHQPDRSLTKGININENTTIAHPLEVDSANKSMGETESNLKLAQANQLLDRGIEQHQSSQFKPAVQFFLQALSIYQDLEDCQGKGKVLGNLGNAYYALGDYPKAINYYQQWLEIAKQTQDRRAQGLALGNLGNAYRHLENHPKAIEYQQQSLQIAKEIQDGRGEVAALNNLGLAYKALGDYAKAIDYQQQSLTLMQRLQDRKGEGQVLRNLGNAFYALGEYPQAIEYYQQRLALARDLQDFRGEGQVLRNLGSACYALGNYSQAIEYYQQRLDLAQETGDLRVEEQALGSLGVAYEAIGNFEQAIQCYEKRLTIARQLEDCRIEQQALGSLKVACYAMGDYAKAFKYQELRSTISLNLAH, encoded by the coding sequence ATGAATAGTCAGGGTCATCAACCAGACCGCAGCCTGACCAAAGGCATCAACATTAACGAAAATACCACAATTGCCCACCCTCTGGAGGTAGATTCTGCTAACAAGTCAATGGGCGAGACAGAAAGCAATCTCAAACTCGCTCAAGCTAACCAACTTTTAGATCGTGGAATCGAACAACATCAGAGTAGCCAATTTAAACCAGCAGTGCAGTTTTTTCTGCAAGCACTTTCCATCTACCAGGATTTAGAAGACTGCCAGGGAAAAGGCAAAGTACTGGGAAATTTGGGTAATGCTTATTATGCCTTGGGTGATTATCCCAAAGCAATTAATTATTACCAACAATGGTTAGAAATTGCCAAACAAACTCAAGACCGTCGCGCCCAAGGATTGGCACTGGGAAATCTCGGCAATGCTTACCGTCACTTAGAAAATCATCCGAAAGCAATTGAATACCAGCAACAAAGTTTGCAAATTGCTAAGGAAATCCAAGATGGTCGGGGAGAAGTAGCGGCGCTGAATAACCTGGGGCTTGCTTATAAAGCATTGGGAGATTATGCCAAAGCTATTGACTACCAGCAACAAAGTCTGACCTTGATGCAGAGATTGCAAGACCGCAAAGGCGAAGGACAAGTACTGAGAAACTTGGGTAATGCTTTTTATGCTTTGGGAGAATACCCTCAAGCGATCGAATATTACCAACAGCGTTTGGCTTTGGCGCGAGATTTGCAAGACTTTCGCGGGGAAGGGCAAGTGTTGAGAAACTTGGGCAGCGCTTGCTATGCTTTGGGCAACTATTCCCAAGCGATCGAATATTACCAGCAACGGTTAGATCTAGCGCAAGAAACCGGAGATTTGCGGGTAGAAGAACAAGCGCTGGGTAGTTTGGGAGTAGCATATGAAGCAATTGGAAACTTCGAGCAAGCTATCCAATGTTACGAAAAGCGTTTGACGATTGCCCGTCAACTAGAAGACTGTCGCATCGAACAGCAAGCCTTGGGTAGCTTGAAAGTAGCTTGTTATGCAATGGGAGACTATGCTAAAGCATTTAAGTATCAAGAGTTGCGATCGACAATTAGCCTCAACCTCGCTCATTAA